In one Gadus morhua chromosome 7, gadMor3.0, whole genome shotgun sequence genomic region, the following are encoded:
- the LOC115547185 gene encoding protocadherin-10, which yields MARGEGVRRAGLVRLVVLVLLWDLVLAQIRYSIPEELEHGAFVGNLAEDLGLAVERLSARRFRLVSGARRQYLEVNLENGVLFVNERIDREELCEETPFCSFHLQVVMERPLELYRVEVEITDVNDHSPGFPWSAFNLDISESAVPGSRFPLESAQDLDVGTNSLRTYLLHVNDHFLLDVQTRSDGSKFAELVLESPLDREKQRSHQMVLTAVDGGSPERTGTAQIDVTVLDANDNAPVFERSFYRVRLAENAPQGTVVIRLNASDLDEGPNADITYSFSGHAPVKVRELFGVDARTGEITVTGVIDYEKARMHEIYVQAKDKGPSAVAVHCKVLVNVLDTNDNTPEVILTSVSTPVQEDAPPGTVIAVISVTDRDSGENGNVDCEIPHHVPFQLHSSFKNYYTLVTSDLLDREAVAEYNITVTARDMGAPPRFTRRTIVVQVADVNDNEPRFKQPSYTVYLTENNAPGAALCAVTALDPDAGQNAYLSYSLLDGGDIGGMPVSTYVSVNSDNGNIYALRSFDHEQLRSFQVTVQAQDAGFPPLRSNVSVDVFVLDQNDNAPVVASPPAARNGTAPGGDAVPRAADAGFLVGRVSASDADSGQNSRLFYQVLQATDPGLFSVALYTGEIRTNRRLVDTDAASHRLLVLVKDNGQPPLSATASITLSLVDSAPESQPDLGDLAPSPYYYGQDYTVYWMVSLGAVSLTCLVAIIVLLAVKGYRDRRSDGLAGCGCCGSREKTSTADMFVKSNMSGPMTTGASSGADGAGGGGPISQVYCYKMCLTPESSKSDFMFLKPCSPVMSVQAQNNARGKDYLTSGWSALERNELVNNTTPNEFKDTHKDWTLTKNLKNSAYKRYSSVNMETLLPPHLLSDGMSGSQDEFSCSVAPQYWTWGNHMRECKISLQEERVVPDYSWTTKTMMPQCSYTSPDYQHNVHIPGAASGYCTLKPRTSTPRGELDVYNSFSTFGKKKRLLASYEQTVARDAGLMIANGELFQ from the exons ATGGCGCgcggagagggggtgaggagggcggGCCTGGTCCGCctggtggtcctggtcctgctCTGGGACCTGGTCCTGGCCCAGATCCGCTACTCCATCCCAGAGGAGCTTGAGCACGGGGCGTTCGTGGGGAACCTCGCGGAGGACCTGGGTCTGGCGGTGGAGCGGCTGTCCGCGCGCCGCTTCCGCCTCGTTTCGGGCGCCAGGCGGCAGTACCTCGAGGTGAACCTGGAGAACGGGGTCCTGTTCGTGAACGAGCGCATCGACCGCGAGGAGCTGTGCGAGGAGACCCCGTTCTGCTCCTTCCACCTGCAGGTGGTGATGGAGCGGCCGCTGGAGCTGTACCGTGTGGAGGTGGAGATCACGGACGTCAACGACCATTCGCCCGGGTTCCCGTGGAGCGCCTTCAACCTGGACATCTCCGAGTCCGCCGTGCCGGGCTCCCGGTTCCCGCTGGAGAGCGCGCAGGACCTGGACGTGGGCACCAACTCACTGCGCACATACCTGCTCCACGTCAACGACCACTTCCTGCTGGACGTTCAGACGCGGAGCGACGGCAGCAAGTTTGCCGAGTTGGTGCTGGAGTCCCCGCTGGACCGGGAGAAGCAGCGGAGCCACCAGATGGTGCTGACCGCCGTGGACGGGGGGTCACCGGAGAGGACCGGCACCGCGCAGATCGACGTCACGGTGTTGGACGCCAACGACAACGCGCCGGTGTTCGAGCGGTCGTTCTACCGCGTGAGGCTGGCGGAGAACGCACCGCAGGGCACCGTGGTGATCCGGCTGAACGCGTCCGACCTGGACGAGGGTCCCAACGCGGACATCACCTACTCCTTTAGCGGACACGCGCCCGTCAAAGTGCGCGAGCTGTTCGGTGTGGACGCGCGCACCGGGGAGATCACCGTGACGGGGGTGATAGATTACGAGAAGGCGCGCATGCACGAGATCTACGTGCAGGCTAAAGACAAGGGTCCGTCCGCCGTGGCGGTGCACTGCAAGGTGCTCGTGAACGTCCTGGACACCAACGACAACACGCCGGAGGTCATCCTGACGTCGGTGTCCACGCCGGTGCAGGAAGACGCGCCACCGGGCACCGTCATCGCCGTCATCAGCGTCACGGACCGGGACTCCGGGGAGAACGGGAACGTGGACTGTGAGATCCCGCACCACGTCCCGTTCCAGCTCCACTCGTCCTTTAAGAACTATTACACcctggtgacctctgacctcctggaCCGGGAGGCCGTGGCGGAGTACAACATCACCGTGACCGCGCGGGACATGGGCGCGCCGCCGCGCTTCACCCGGAGGACCATCGTGGTCCAGGTGGCCGACGTGAACGACAACGAGCCCCGCTTCAAGCAGCCGTCGTACACCGTCTACCTGACGGAGAACAACGCGCCGGGCGCCGCGCTGTGCGCCGTCACCGCCCTGGACCCCGACGCGGGCCAGAACGCCTACCTGTCCTACTCCCTCCTGGACGGCGGGGACATCGGCGGGATGCCCGTGTCCACCTACGTGTCCGTCAACTCGGACAACGGGAACATCTACGCACTGCGCTCCTTCGACCACGAGCAGCTCAGGAGCTTCCAGGTCACGGTTCAGGCCCAGGACGCGGGCTTCCCGCCGCTGCGGAGCAACGTCTCGGTGGACGTCTTCGTCCTGGACCAGAACGACAACGCCCCCGTCGTGGCGTCCCCGCCGGCGGCCCGCAACGGAACGGCCCCCGGCGGAGACGCGGTGCCCAGGGCGGCGGACGCCGGGTTCCTGGTGGGCCGGGTCAGCGCCTCGGACGCCGACTCGGGGCAGAACTCGCGGCTCTTCTACCAGGTGCTGCAGGCCACCGACCCGGGCCTGTTCAGCGTGGCTCTGTACACGGGCGAGATCCGGACCAACCGGAGGCTGGTGGACACCGACGCCGCGAGCCACCGACTGCTGGTGCTGGTCAAGGACAACGGTCAGCCGCCGCTGTCGGCCACCGCCTCCATCACCCTGTCACTGGTCGACAGCGCGCCCGAGTCACAGCCCGATCTCGGTGACCTTGCGCCGAGCCCTTACTACTACGGCCAGGACTACACGGTGTACTGGATGGTGTCGCTGGGGGCCGTGTCGCTGACGTGTCTGGTGGCCATCATCGTCCTGCTCGCCGTGAAGGGCTACCGAGACCGGCGCTCCGACGGCCTCGCCGGCTGCGGGTGCTGCGGCTCGCGGGAGAAGACGAGCACCGCAGACATGTTCGTGAAGTCCAACATGAGCGGACCGATGACCACGGGCGCCTCCAGCGGCGCGGACGGGGCTGGCGGCGGGGGGCCCATCTCGCAGGTGTACTGTTACAAAATGTGTCTGACTCCGGAATCTTCCAAAAGTGACTTTATGTTTCTGAAGCCGTGCAGTCCTGTAATGAGCGTGCAGGCACAGAATAACGCCCGGGGCAAAGACTATCTGACATCTGGGTGGAGCGCGCTGGAGCGCAACGAGCTGGTGAACAACACCACGCCTAATGAG TTCAAGGACACTCACAAGGACTGGACTTTGACCAAGAACCTGAAGAACTCAGCTTACAAGAG GTACAGTTCTGTGAACATGGAGACCTTgctgcccccccacctcctctctgacgGGATGTCCGGCTCCCAGGACGAGTTCTCCTGCTCTGTGGCCCCCCAGTACTGGACCTGGGGGAACCACATGCGTG AATGTAAAATATCTCTTCAAGAAGAGCGCGTGGTCCCCGACTACTCATGGACTACAAAGACCATGATGCCTCAGTGTTCCTACACGTCACCTGACTACCAGCACAACGTTCACATCCCGGGCGCGGCGTCGGGGTACTGCACCCTGAAGCCCCGGACCAGCACCCCTCGCGGGGAGCTGGACGTCTACaactccttctccaccttcgGCAAGAAGAAGAGGCTGCTGGCGAGCTACGAGCAGACGGTGGCGCGGGACGCGGGTCTGATGATCGCTAACGGCGAACTGTTTCAGTGA